The Prochlorococcus sp. MIT 1341 genomic interval GATGCTTCTTCTTGGCCACATCACCTTACTGTTAGTCGTCTTGTAGCACGTAGTTTGCGACGTAAGGATCACACTCTGATTCAACTTGAGCCTTCTAGTCAAGATGAATGGTTATTCGGCCTCATGGTTTCACTGGGGTTGGAGCAATGTGGAGCAGTCATAATTGTTTCTAATCGATTGCGATCCAAACTTGTCACACTAGAGCTTCCAAGAATTCGACGACATGGCTTTTCGATTAGTTGTTGGGAAGAGTTGGACCCTCCGCCTCAAGAGCAACTATGGCTATTAGATTTTTCTGGGTTTGTAAATGCTTATAGAAAGGGTTACTTACAAGGCAGACAGCTAATAGTCCCTGAAGCAGAGTTTCTTAATGCGCGGCTTAGAGAAAGTATTTTGATTGAAATTAAACCAAATGATTGGGAAAGTTTATGTCGAGCTAATCCGTCCGGAGAAAAAGCATATTTAAATTTCTTTGAAGACATTAGCCTTAGGCTTTTTGCATCGAAAGCTCGGCTAAACCCTCATGTCACTATTGATTACAGTGATTTTTTAGCTTTTAAGGACTTATCTTTTGGGTTTGGGAAATTGCCTGAGCCATGGCAATCCGTTCTAGAGATTGACTTGGATAAATGGGCTACTTGGGCTGAGTTAGACCACAAAATGTTGACTTGGGTTTGGAAATTTAAACCATTCGAACCTTTATTTTTACTTCAAGGTCTTTTAAGAGATCAGCCAACAATCCTTTTTAGTGGATCTGGCAAAAGTTCATTGCTTGTATCTGAATTGGTTCCTGAAATTTTCCCTTCGCCTGTTGTAGTAGCAATCAATGAGCTCAAGTGTCAGGAACCTATCCAGTTATTTTTACCTAAGCGTCAGCCTCGACCTAATACTGAAGTTTTTTCCGAGCATTTGTTAGCTCAGAGCCGTCGTTTGGTTTTGGGCAGGAGGGGATTGACTGTGATTCTGTTAGATGACTTTCACTTGAGACTTCAACTTACGGCAGCATTGGCAGCGGAATTTGGGAGCAGAGTTGTTCATGAAACTACAGCTGTTGAATCAAATGGTGCTCTTTGTTGTCGATGGTCTTGGTGGTTGCAGCACCACCATCGCGTTCCTTTACCCGAACAATTGATTATTGCTTTACTTCCTTTGGCGAGTTTGGAATCTCCCTATGTTTTTGCTCGTGTTCAATCTCTTAAAAGACAAGGCAGAGATTGGTTTCGAGATTTCTTGTTACCAGAGGCGTTGTCTCTATTGCCACTAGCAGTTGCCCCTCTAAGAAAAGGTTCTGGTCGTTTAGCAATACTTGATGGCCGACTGACATCTAGAAGTTGGGGAGAAGACTTTTTGCGTATTCTTGAGCCTTGGACTCCTTTGCATCGTCTTTTACCCGATTAAACGTTCTAATCTCTCTTAGTACAAAGTTTTTATTTAAGGCAATGGGAGAAGCCCGTCGTCGAGCTATTCAGGGGTTACCCCCTCGCAATGACAAGCCTAGAAAGGACGATTCTCCAAAAATCGTTTCATGGCTGCCAATCACTGAAAAGCAGAAAAATCAGTTCTATTCAATTACTACCCGTGGAGCGTGGTTCGGTATTGGTGCTCTTGTTTTACTTTGGGTGGTTGTACGTTTTGTAGGACCAGCTGCTGGTTGGTGGGTACCGGCTGACGCAAGAGGTTGAACAAGCCGAATGTCATAGGTGCCTCATTAACCTGCGAACTTTCTTCGGAGGATATTTTGGTTGTTTTAATTAAGCAGCTTGAGACACCTGGTTAGAAGCTTTTTTTGTAGCTGCTGTTCGTGCTGCTGCTGCTAAGGGTCTCATCGAATTAGCTGTTACTTCTGATCCTTCAGTTAACTTTTTCCGGACTAACATTTCAATCTGGTCACGAGATTTCGGGTTCTCTTCGAGCCATGTGATTGTGTTATCACGTCCTTGGCCAATATTGTCATTTTCATAGCTGTACCACGCGCCTTTGCGTGTAACTACACCTGTTTCTTCTGCTAAATCTAGTAAACAGCCCAAGGTGCTGATCCCACGGCCAAAAAGGATATCGAATTCAGCAATACGGAAAGGAGGGGCAACTTTGTTCTTTGCGACTTTGACTTTGGCTCTAATTCCATATTCCTCTGTCCCGCGTTTTAAGGTTTGAATACGACGTATATCTAGTCTGACGGAGGCGTAAAACTTCAGCGCATTGCCACCTGTTGTTGTCTCTGGATTTCCATAAGTTACTCCGATTTTGAGACGTAATTGGTTGAGAAAAATGACGGTGCACCCTGATTTTCCTATGTTGCCAGTGATTTTTCTCATTGCCTGACTCATGAGACGCGCTTGGCTGCCGACGGCGTGGTCGCCCATTTCCCCCTCGATTTCTGATCGTGGGGTGAGTGCTGCAACAGAGTCGACAACCACTAGATCCACGGCGGCTGAGCGAACTAATTGGTCGACAATTTCCAGTGCCATTTCGCCTGTATCTGGTTGAGAGACCAGAAGGTTTTCGATGTCAACCCCTAAGGAAGCCGCGTAAACGGGGTCAAGAGCGTGTTCTGCATCGACAAATGCTGCTACGCCACCTCTTTTTTGTACTTCTGCAATTGCATGCAACGTGAGGGTTGTCTTGCCTGAGCTTTCAGGGCCATAAACTTCTACCACTCGTCCTTTGGGGTACCCTCCGCCTAATGCAAGGTCAAGTGTGAGAGCTCCGGTGGAGATTGTTTCCACACGCATCCTGGAAGCATCCCCCAATCGCATAATGGATCCTTTCCCAAAGTTTCGTTCGATTTGACTGAGCACAAGGCTTAGTGCTTTGTCCCTTTCCCCTGAGCCTGATTCGTTTTGACGTGAATTCGAATTGGAAGGTTGTGATGTTTTTACTTCGACTGGCATGACAATTGGTAATTAAGAACGATTAGGAACCCTTGACCGCTACTTGGCCGGCAAATTGCAGCCTTCTGCTGTGATTCGCGAAAACAGGAGATGATGCTTGCCACTCTTCGCGCAAAGTTGTTCGGTAGTACAGGCGTACCCTAACGAACTAAGGCCACATCGCCAAGGGGTTCGCAAGGTCTTTTAGGCTCAAGAGTTGAATCTCTTGTGGTAAATCCTTATGGTCATTAGGTTTTAGATATCCCCAATTAGCTAAATAGCAAGGTAGAGATTTCAGTTGAGGTACTGCAATTGTCTTTTCTAGTGTCGCTCTACGATCTTCGATGAATCCGCGCAGAGTGTATTTTCTAGATAGCTCAACAAGAATTTCGGTCTTACTGCCAGCTTCATGCCCATACAGTAGATAAGGCTTAAGTCGATACCTTTTCAGTAGCTCAGCTGTAAATAAAGCTCCTTTTGTAGTTAGTACGACGTAATTTATCCCTTCTGATAAAAGGCATTCCAGTCGCTTAAGAACTCCAGGAAATGGTTGATGCTGAGCTAACCAGACCTCAGGATTATGTTTTAGGGCTTTTTTCCTGACCTCTTCCAATGCTTGTTGCAGCTGTGATGGATTCCATCCGTGCTGGGCAAGAATTTGTTTGCAATACCGCGGGTACTGGTGAGAGAACTCCTGGATTCCTTTCTTGTAAATTTGGCTGTGTGTGTTTTTTAGTTCTGCTGCAATAACAACCATTTCCCAGCCGTGATGAACCAAAGGCCTGAGCAATTTGAATTCGTTTGGAATTTCTTTTGGGAGGGTTATTGAGTCTGCTTGATCTTCCAGAAGCATTAGGCATGCTTGACGCGCACTAGACCAGTATTCCTGCATTCCGTCGAGGATGACCCCGTCGAAATCAAAAACTAATAGCTGTGAAGAACTCACTAAATATTTGAAAAAACTGGGGCGCTAGGATTCGAACCTAGGAATGGCGAGACCAAAACCCGCTGCCTTACCGCTTGGCGACGCCCCAATGATCAGTGATGCAACTTTTGAAAGTTACTTTTACTGTATTCAAATAGTTACACATATAGGAGTGACCTTCGTCAATCCACTCTTACTAAGACGTTATTCCTCTATTGAAGTCAGAAGTTTATTGGTTGACCTGAGTTGCCAGGGTGGTCTATGAGATCTTGACTAAGAGTTTCTGCTGTTATTGGTTATTTCGAGATAGCCAGGGGCCTATAAGGGTCCGAGCTTTCTCTATGGAGGCTTGCCAACCTGCATCCCATTCCCACAAGTTTTTTTGTTTTGCCTGAGCTTCCTGTAGCCAAGGCTTAAGAAGGGCTCGAGCAGTTCCTCCAAATGCAATGCCAGAGGGTCCTTTTGTAGGAGGAATTAATTGAATTGAATTTGCATTTGTCCCTCCTGCTAGTTGAAGTGGCCCTGGTGGGGCGAGATGATGAATCTTTTCCCAAAGTTTTACAGCCACTTTTGCTGTAAGAGGGTTTAGGTCTCCACTCATTGGTTGTCCATCGAGCTGCCAGATGGGACGTTGCCCATGGCTCCTTAGACAGGAATGCCGCTGCCAGAGTTCTTTAGCAAGTTGCTCGGGTGAGGTGAACTGTTTATTTAAGCCACAACTCACTGCAATGCGGTGAAGGGGAACCTTGCTAATCATTATTTCCGAGATTATTTGTTGAAAAGTCTCTATTCGACCAGGTGCAGTATGAATCTCTAATGCATCAGGTTTAAGTGCATTTACCAGAGATCCTATATGTTTAATTTTGAGCTCGTAATTATTTTCTTTGATTAATCCAAAAGGACAGTTTGGAATACACCGACCACATCCATAACATAACGATGATTCAACACCTTTTTCTTGTCTTATAGCTTGAGTTGGACAGATTTTTTCGCAAGGACGATAGCAATCTAAAGGACAATATCTAGGATCAAAATATGCTTTTCGGAAGTGAATATCTTTCCCATCATTGATACTTACCATTAACCAAGGGTTTACACCATGATTTAACCTTGCCCACTTAAGTCCTTTTCGGGCTGCTAATACAACAGCTTCATTAGCAGCAACATCAATGCAGTGAACTCCAGCTACTGCATAAACAGCACAAAGATCAGTTATAGATGCAAGATCTTCATTGCTTGCACCACATATCAATTTGACCCAAGAGCCCCTTTGTATAGCTTGTTCCACCCAAGCGACATTTGTCATGAAGCCTCTTGGGAAAAGTTTTTATGAATTAAGACGATTTAGCATGGGTTCCCACTGAAGGCTGCGAGCCCCTCCCATTTCTACTACCACTTTTAGACGGGCTTCACGATTACATAAATCACAGAGTGCAAGTAGTTCAGAGGGTGATAAGACTTGCCCTTCAATAAGCCAAAGAACAACGGCGGAATCATTCACCAGGAATTCTGTTAGTTGTGGCATTACTTCCTGTACTTCTCCTACGGCTGCTCCACGCCCAACACTTTGATGACCAAGATGCGGAGGCCTAACACCATGCAATTTAAAGAGAAATGCTTCTGGATCCCCAAGTCCTCTAGCTGTGATTATTTGAGTTCGATAGCCTTTAGCACGCAGCCTTCTAAGCAGTCGTGTTTCCGAGCCTCCTTCTGGAGGAACATTGATTGCAATGCAGCCAGCGGCCTCTAGGTCATTTATAAACCTTCGCCCAGAGAGCAAAAGCGGCATTTTTATATATTTGCGATATGGACTTAATTCTGCCAGTTGGTGGGCAAAACTTCATCTTTTGCGGGTCAGTGGTGTAAGGTTTTTGTTTGTTCTGCTTTTCTATGCCCGACCGCTAGCCGGGCCTCCAGAGAGCAAAACAGGTTCGGCGATAGCGCTGGATCCTTAGGCCAGAGCAGTTTAGGGATTTTATTTTCTCTTATAAAACTGTCGAGAAACTCACTGACTTTTACAAGTGTCGGAAAAGTCTCAGCCAGCTGATAACTTGCTAGCCAAACCCGATAGCTAACTAGATTCGTCAAATTAAGGCGTCATTTAGTTCAATACGGTCGAAGCATTTCAATTATCAGCCATTTCAATAAAGCCTCTTCTCTTAATTGAGGCTGTTCTTGCTGGCGTTTTTATCTCCAATGTCTATAGGCATCCTCGGGAAGAAATTGGGAATGTCCCAGTTCTTTGACGAAAAAGGCAGAGCTGTTCCGGTCACCTTGATCGAAGCAGGGCCTTGCAGAATTACTCAATTAAAGACCTCTGAAACTGATGGATACTCTTCAGTTCAGATAGGTTTTGGTGATGTTCGTGAGAAATTACTTAATAAGCCTTCTAAGGGTCATTTAGCAAAATCGGGGCAGCCACTCCTTAGGCATTTAGCTGAATTCCGAGTTCATAATGTTGGAGATTTCCAACTTGGTTCACCCATCACTGTCGATGGTTTTGAAGCAGGACAGAAGGTAGACGTCAGTGGTGAAACAATGGGCAGAGGTTTTGCTGGATATCAAAAACGTCATGGCTTTAGTCGGGGCCCAATGACGCATGGTTCGAAGAACCATAGACAACCTGGTTCAACCGGTGCTGGAACTACACCAGGTCGCATTTATCCCGGCAAACGGATGGCTGGAAGATATGGGGGGAAGCAAATAACAACAAGAGGACTAACAATTATTCAGGTTGATAATCAGCGAAATCTCCTAGTAGTTAAAGGTTCTGTCCCCGGAAAGCCTGGTTCTTTATTGAATATTCGGCCTGCTAAGCGGGTTGGGGCTTTGATCGCTCAGGGAGGTAAGTAATCATGGAATGTACTGTTCTTGATTGGCAAGGTAAGGAAGCTGGGAAAGCAAGTATTCAATTAAAGGTTGCTAAGGAGACAACTGCTATTGATTTAATGCATAGAGCAGTTTTGCGACAAAGAGCTCATTTACGTCAAGGAACAGCTAGTACTCTTACAAGAGCTGAAGTAAGAGGTGGAGGTCGTAAGCCTTACAAGCAAAAAGGTACTGGACGCGCACGTCAAGGATCGATTCGAACGCCCTTGAGGCCTGGTGGGGGGATAATCTTTGGTCCCAAGCCCCGTAGTTATGGTTTGGCTATGAATAGAAAGGAACGTCGCTTAGCACTTCGTACAGCTCTTATGGCACGAATGTCGGATGCTGTAGTTGTTAAGGACTTTGGAAAGAGCATTAAGTCACCAAAAACAAGTGAAATAACAAAAGCCTTAACCAGACTTGGGATTACCCAAGATTCAAAAGTTCTAATAATTCTTTCAAACCCTTCGGATGTGATTTCACGATCAATCCGAAACCTCGCAAAGGTTAAGTTGATAGCGG includes:
- a CDS encoding NAD(P)H-quinone oxidoreductase subunit N, with the translated sequence MPLLLSGRRFINDLEAAGCIAINVPPEGGSETRLLRRLRAKGYRTQIITARGLGDPEAFLFKLHGVRPPHLGHQSVGRGAAVGEVQEVMPQLTEFLVNDSAVVLWLIEGQVLSPSELLALCDLCNREARLKVVVEMGGARSLQWEPMLNRLNS
- the rplD gene encoding 50S ribosomal protein L4 codes for the protein MMECTVLDWQGKEAGKASIQLKVAKETTAIDLMHRAVLRQRAHLRQGTASTLTRAEVRGGGRKPYKQKGTGRARQGSIRTPLRPGGGIIFGPKPRSYGLAMNRKERRLALRTALMARMSDAVVVKDFGKSIKSPKTSEITKALTRLGITQDSKVLIILSNPSDVISRSIRNLAKVKLIAADQLNVFDLLHANSLVLGEQALATIKEVYGND
- a CDS encoding HAD family hydrolase, with product MSSSQLLVFDFDGVILDGMQEYWSSARQACLMLLEDQADSITLPKEIPNEFKLLRPLVHHGWEMVVIAAELKNTHSQIYKKGIQEFSHQYPRYCKQILAQHGWNPSQLQQALEEVRKKALKHNPEVWLAQHQPFPGVLKRLECLLSEGINYVVLTTKGALFTAELLKRYRLKPYLLYGHEAGSKTEILVELSRKYTLRGFIEDRRATLEKTIAVPQLKSLPCYLANWGYLKPNDHKDLPQEIQLLSLKDLANPLAMWP
- a CDS encoding helicase — encoded protein: MKQLLLQDASSWPHHLTVSRLVARSLRRKDHTLIQLEPSSQDEWLFGLMVSLGLEQCGAVIIVSNRLRSKLVTLELPRIRRHGFSISCWEELDPPPQEQLWLLDFSGFVNAYRKGYLQGRQLIVPEAEFLNARLRESILIEIKPNDWESLCRANPSGEKAYLNFFEDISLRLFASKARLNPHVTIDYSDFLAFKDLSFGFGKLPEPWQSVLEIDLDKWATWAELDHKMLTWVWKFKPFEPLFLLQGLLRDQPTILFSGSGKSSLLVSELVPEIFPSPVVVAINELKCQEPIQLFLPKRQPRPNTEVFSEHLLAQSRRLVLGRRGLTVILLDDFHLRLQLTAALAAEFGSRVVHETTAVESNGALCCRWSWWLQHHHRVPLPEQLIIALLPLASLESPYVFARVQSLKRQGRDWFRDFLLPEALSLLPLAVAPLRKGSGRLAILDGRLTSRSWGEDFLRILEPWTPLHRLLPD
- the rplC gene encoding 50S ribosomal protein L3, with the translated sequence MSIGILGKKLGMSQFFDEKGRAVPVTLIEAGPCRITQLKTSETDGYSSVQIGFGDVREKLLNKPSKGHLAKSGQPLLRHLAEFRVHNVGDFQLGSPITVDGFEAGQKVDVSGETMGRGFAGYQKRHGFSRGPMTHGSKNHRQPGSTGAGTTPGRIYPGKRMAGRYGGKQITTRGLTIIQVDNQRNLLVVKGSVPGKPGSLLNIRPAKRVGALIAQGGK
- a CDS encoding DUF2839 domain-containing protein, whose product is MGEARRRAIQGLPPRNDKPRKDDSPKIVSWLPITEKQKNQFYSITTRGAWFGIGALVLLWVVVRFVGPAAGWWVPADARG
- the recA gene encoding recombinase RecA, which codes for MPVEVKTSQPSNSNSRQNESGSGERDKALSLVLSQIERNFGKGSIMRLGDASRMRVETISTGALTLDLALGGGYPKGRVVEVYGPESSGKTTLTLHAIAEVQKRGGVAAFVDAEHALDPVYAASLGVDIENLLVSQPDTGEMALEIVDQLVRSAAVDLVVVDSVAALTPRSEIEGEMGDHAVGSQARLMSQAMRKITGNIGKSGCTVIFLNQLRLKIGVTYGNPETTTGGNALKFYASVRLDIRRIQTLKRGTEEYGIRAKVKVAKNKVAPPFRIAEFDILFGRGISTLGCLLDLAEETGVVTRKGAWYSYENDNIGQGRDNTITWLEENPKSRDQIEMLVRKKLTEGSEVTANSMRPLAAAARTAATKKASNQVSQAA
- a CDS encoding LdpA C-terminal domain-containing domain, with the translated sequence MTNVAWVEQAIQRGSWVKLICGASNEDLASITDLCAVYAVAGVHCIDVAANEAVVLAARKGLKWARLNHGVNPWLMVSINDGKDIHFRKAYFDPRYCPLDCYRPCEKICPTQAIRQEKGVESSLCYGCGRCIPNCPFGLIKENNYELKIKHIGSLVNALKPDALEIHTAPGRIETFQQIISEIMISKVPLHRIAVSCGLNKQFTSPEQLAKELWQRHSCLRSHGQRPIWQLDGQPMSGDLNPLTAKVAVKLWEKIHHLAPPGPLQLAGGTNANSIQLIPPTKGPSGIAFGGTARALLKPWLQEAQAKQKNLWEWDAGWQASIEKARTLIGPWLSRNNQ